The sequence below is a genomic window from Trichosurus vulpecula isolate mTriVul1 chromosome 5, mTriVul1.pri, whole genome shotgun sequence.
TGTGAAGCACTTCAGTTTTTCTGGGGTCTCTAGTGTCATTCAGCACCCCCACTTCTTAAGGGAAAACTTGACCCATCCCCCTGGGTTGTTGGTCCTGTCTGCCTCCCCAAATGATCGTGTATTTCCATCTCTGTATACAGGTTGGaggcctctctccctcccagaagAATATAGGCTGCCTGAAGGCAGgcagtttttcattttctctttctatcctcagCTTCTAGCACCCATAAATGATCACACTTATACTCGTTGGTTGACCCATTGTACCCATTCTTCCTGCTCCTTACCCCCACCCGCGAAGAATGTtacctccttgaaagcaggaacgtttttttttttatagattcatagttctagagctggaagggaccccagagccCTCTGGTCCAAGTTGtttatcttatagatgaggaaactgaggcagaggtgaaggtcacacaggttgtaatgGGTAGGATTTTATCTTAGACCTTCCGACCTTCCAAAACCACTGGGTCATTTTGTTTCTGCATCTCTAGCACAAtgtatagcacatagtaggttctttgGTTTGGGTCCGGTTTGGTTCAGGGAAAGCATGGCAAACATAAGTGGGCAGAAAGATGGAGCATCTGAAGGGCGGcttgcccaaattaacagaagcgTGCCAGGGAGCACTGGGCTATGCTGATGCCCGCTGGCCCACGGCTGGatgcccatttccttttccattacgAATCTCTCcgcaggttgattttttttcctgttcccaCGAAAAAGAGAGGAAGCCTGTCTGGtccttttattaaatttaaaaatgatacGACCCGGAACTCCCGGCCTGGCAGAGTGTTCTCCAAAGCCAACCTAGTGCCCGGGAGATGGACCCGCTTCCGGAGGCCCAGGATGCAGCTGCTTCCCAAAAGTGTCCCCAGGGGGCTTTCAGCATCCTTCCTCCAGCCCCGCCCCGCCCGGCCCGGCCCCGCCCGGCCTGGGCCCAGGAGGCTGCTGCGGGAGCGTTCCGGCACCTCGCCGCTCTGCCCTCCAGGTGGCGCCATTAAGCAGGGAAGAAAACTGTGGACTAATGAGTCCAATGTAAAGTCAAATTGGAAATTGAATTATAGCCGAAGAAAAGGGACAGTAGCCTTGAGGTTCGGCTCAGGCCGGCTCTTAGCACGTTCGGTGGCTGCTCCCATGTGTTAGCTTGCTCGCAAGTTAATAACGGCGCTTGAGCAGTTCAAGGCTTGGGCGAATTGCTTTAGACATGAAATAAAGCCAAAATGAATTTGTGTCCGATATCATTGACATTAGCGCTCATTACTTCTGTGGCGTAATGCCTCAAACCATCGGAAATCAATTTTAAAGATTGCccattattttataaagaaaataaaatacatttccaACAGCAACAAAGCAGTGAGTACAATCTCAGGAAGAGTTACTTATCCCCGGGCTGGCGGGCAGGAAGGGGCTGGAGGTAAAGGGCAGGAAGCCCCGGGTGGAACtgtactccccctcccccccatccaccGCCCTCCCCCCAGGCCCAGCACAGAAAAGTTTATTGCGTTGGGCGGAGTCCTTGCAGAGCTCCTCCTCATCGGAAATATTTAATGCATGAGAGCTATTTGCAAATGCAGAAAGCAAGCTTTCTGCGTGGGGTCAGACTGAGTCTAGTGGCTGATACTGGGTGTTGTGTGCCGTTTTTTCATGGAATGAGcacatcagggttttttttttttttttttttggaggggggggtgggatgggggcagAGCCGGTGGGAGGGCATGGCAAGACGGAATGATTTAGACCTCTGGCTTGGAAATGCCACATTTAAAAAGTATCATCCCTTTAGCCTCCTTTGGGTAGCCTGATACTTGTGCTGCTTAGAAATTCTTTTGGGACCTGGACTGGAAAAGGAAACCTGGGTCTATTTTGTTTGTGGAGAAAATCTGTGAGTGTGGTtgtgactgattttttttgtttgatgcAATGCTTTGCTTTGCACGTGTTCAGataaatataaatgtacatgCCATGTCCTTCAAAGATATAAGCACCTAGCAAAGCGcagtattaaaaaatatattgtgtacatgtgtacacatatgcaaaATATGTTAATACACCAGGTACTGGGATAGGTGTAGACACATTGACACACATACACGAATGCATATTCATGAGTCTGGACACAAATGCCCATTTTCAGTCTACACGTGTTATCACAGTCTCTATACTAAGAGTTTCACATGTCTAAATGCATGGCCACACAatctatatacatgcacacatacacattcacgcctgtgtatatattatcatatatacatttaaaCACTCACATTGACACACATATGAACATACATGCAGCCATGCAAATGCCAATTCCTCACAGGATGCAAAGGCTCAAAGCTCATCTTccgaagaaaaaatatatttaagtatataatacACATGTACGTATGTCTAGgcatattagctaacatttacatagcgcttactgtgtgccaggcaccggcTAAATGCttaacaattattatctcacttgatccggACTATCTCATTTTGAGCTATAAATAgccatctctatctatctatatcatacacgagtctaaataaatggagtctttccATCATATTGATAACCCTAGATTTTTAAGGAGATAAAAATAAACTCCATGTGCACACTCCTCATGTAGTCACGTctccaaaaacagaaaaaaaatcaggtccATTTTGTTTGATGGGGAAAAATCTGTATTCCATAGAGCTGGCTGTGAAGATCTGTAATTCCGTAAGTCTGTCTTTGGATTTTGGACAGTGCTAATTCTGGCCACTTAATTTGGTGTTGTGGCTCCTGTCTTATGTCAGTTACAGGAAATTTACCTATCATTGAACAATGCATCAAAGATCAAACCCATACCTTCCCAGGCTTGTGTAAAAGGCGATAGTGTTTAGGTTTAGAGGAAGTGTGTTTCCCAAACAGAGGGTCCCCCATCACAATACTACTATGGTTACTCATCGGCTGGAATTTAGTATGTATGTAGTAATCTTCTCAAAACATAATTTTGTTACAAGAGTTAGAATCTTTGGTCATATCTTTGGACAAATCTTTCTGTAACACAGAAGGTTTAACTTGACAGACATCCAAGGTGCCTCAGATCCTAGCCCCATGTTTAACGAAAACAAATAATCTTTAAATTAGGTTGCTGATTCTAACAACCCATATCTTGATGCAGGTAGagatataaaagaaatgaaatgtcaaatttaagattattaaaaaaaatcttacttaaGCCAGACTTTATATGTCCATAgctaagtatatacatatatcttatatgtTAAAGCAAATTTGTAAAACATGTCTAAATTTAAGGCATCCCGTTATTCACATGTATTTGTTTGAAACTTAAGATTACTTGAGAAATGTGATGTTTCAGTACAGTCTAACCAGTAAAGATCACTGAGCTGAGCTAGTGGTTAGCCATTTTAAAACTTCTTTAAAGGAGAATAAATTTCTCtgattatataaacaaaatatttctgTAATTGTTCCACATAGATGCGGCAGATGGGTAAATTGCAGAAATGCCCTTGGAGTTATTCTTATAACAGATGTCTTTCTCTATTAGCTTCATGTTTTTACTCACCtaaaattccaaataatttaataaaagttAACATACGCTAACATCACCTCGATAGGTATCTATCTTAATTGTAAGTCTAGCGGATGTGGTCTTTCTCGTgatagttttaaaaatgtttttcttcttcaggccACACAGGCTCCCCACGTTAACGTGTGTCTGTATTTTTAAATAGGATCCTACAGAATGCCCTTTTGCTCTCGGACAGCAGACTTCACCTCTTCCTACAGAGTCACTTAAGTTCAGAAGATATCGAGGCCTGTGTTTCTGGACAGACAAGATATTCTGTTACTGAAGCAATTCATAAGTTTGCTTCCTCAAACAGACGTTTCCCTGAAGAAGatgatgagggagaaaaaaaggacaatTCTATAGAGTATGGCTCAGAAAGGTACTTTGTTACATTTGTTTttcatatattatgtgtgtatgtgtatttacattCCACATATTtgtgtacagacacacacactcttcaCTTTTTTGTTGATGTAATACTAAGataatgaaaaaattaattgACTGAGATTTTATTGAGCTGTGACAGCTCATCATAGAAGTCTTCACACACACCTCCACACTGAATTAATGAAAGCGGTAGAAATTCAATTATCTGCATTCTGATTATGTGAATTTCATTTAGTCAGACTTGAATTATTCGCGTTTAAATTATCTAGCTAAAAAAATATCCAACTGCACTCCAAATGGCTAATTAAAAGTCCAAATTTCCTGTCTCTCTTTGTGACTGGAGATAATTAAAGTTCTCCTCTGTTACTCAGCCTTTGAGTGTGTTGTGAAAAccaatttcctctttttattattttttttctcctttttttttgcagttCATCCTCCGGGCTTGGTCACAGTTGTAAAGACAGCAGTCCACATGGATGTAAAACAAACCCAGCTCTTCAAGAAccctgaaaaataatttttatgttacTATCTTAGTAATAGGAAATTATGCCCATGTCATAAAGACAGGGTTGGTTCACAATAGTACCTCCCTACATAAAGCACTCTGTCAGGGAGACATGATTGGTAGTGTGTTCTCAAAGCTGTTGCTCCCCCCACCTCCGCCAcccttttttaaagttcattaatGGTTTCCAGTTCAGGGTTTTATGTTGTCTTATTTTGGTCATGGTAGAGGGGAAGGAAAACTCTCCTGGCTATGAGTCAATAAAATGGCTAATATTGAATTCTGAGGAAAAGATTGATAAATTAGCTCCTGCTCCAATAGGAAATGATTTATGTTAATATATAGGTGTGAATTTTAACTTGTGTGTGCTATGTAAAACCTTTGGTTTTGTTCAATTAAAAAATCCACTTGGTACATAAACAATTTAAAACCGATATTGCATTTCCCCTACATTAACATGTGTCACTTTAAACAGACTTTTGAAACCTGTCATAGGATTTTGCAGGTCGTATTCTAGCCAAGACCATACCCCGCTGCAGTGGATCAGCAAGATTTGCTAATATTATGTGGCTCCGTCCCCTTTACAGGGAAAAGCTTGGGATGGTAGTGTAAGTGTGTGGCTGACTCAGTACTAGCCAGGGCTGCTCAGCTTTCTAGCCTGCTATTTATCGTGCACCCAGATGGAACACACAGCTTAGGAACATAGACCAGTATGAAAATGCTTTTTACTcgagtgcaaattcaaataaatatGGCAACTAATGTCTTTCAGACTTACCAAAACATCTTCATGAGCAAGGATCAGCCTAAGCCTCAGATTTAGAGATCCTTAGTCTTTGCTTTTGTCTTGCATTTGGCAGAgagattcatttattttctttcaaaatgtgTCATTTCTTCACTTGAAATTTCTCAGTATTTCTAGGGGTTGTTACTAATTTCTTCACTAAATAGAAAGACAGGTCTTAAAAACAAGACTAAAGGTAATGTTTACCAAAAAGTATTCTGCTAGTCTAGGAAATAAGATTAAATAATTgattatgcattaaaaaaagtATCGATTCCCTCACCCCCTTTAAGGCTACACTTGAGAAATGTGTTGCAGTCTAGTAAAATACATCCTTAGATAACTTTCTGTTGACATAGCACTTTAATAAGGTAATTATCCAAATTTCTTCCTTGTCCAGTTGCACAAAGTAATCAGTTTCCATTCTGAGAAACTGGCAGGAAGATATTTACAAAGAAATGGAAGTAACTTGTTGCTTCTCTTGGCTTTTCCTCCTGGAGGCTGGTGGAAGACGCTTGCAAAAGGCAGTTAATTATTGGAGTATTTTTGTCATTCTATTATTAATAAACTTCTAATGGAGGTCAAAGGATTGTACTGAAAGTATagcacaaaacaaaaaatgtaagacaagaattattctcttaattttgctgtcttgcttttttgtttggTCTAAATTCTTATTAGATTTTGCTTGGGATCTTGATTTAGTATGTGAGGCCTGTTACTGCATCATGGGACAGCCATTAATtgaaaacaggggaaaaaaccccaagaTTTAAAAGCTTTTCTAATCACCCTGGTAACTGGATGGGGGTAAGGAAAGAGGGGGTGACTTGCCATCTAGgtattagatttatttatttatttttcttagcaATACATATTTACAATCACTATTTCACTTTCAGAATATTTTTAGAAAACATGTGATCAGCCAtaaattttaatgttatttttttgatCTCATAACATAAATATCAAAATGTCTACCTTGTAATTTGTCCCGTAAGATTCGGTGGATTTTTGTTTCTAAATTAAATGTGAAGAAATCAAATCTGGTCTGTTTGGTTTatttctgagaaagaaaaaaatcattcattttttcactgagatctttatttatttttattgttttttcaaatTACCTAAAGAATGTTGGCAAATTGAATTTAGTTTTCCCAATTGGTTCTTTTACAGTTAACGTCTGGGGATATTATTTTTGGTTCGGTTGTTTTGATTTCTAAACACAGGTCGACTAAATTATTTCCTGTCTCATGAATTTGGATCTAAGATAGCAGTTCTGTTGAACTTAACCTCttcttcctgccccctccccgaCCCCCCCACCATTTCCctgctttgctgaaatctttgCTGGCATTCTTACTCACCTGGATTGATTCCATATAAACCTCTCCATGGAAGGAAAAACCCTTGGGGTAACTTATGGAGAGTAAGTGCCATTCAgtgatttttatttaaaacttttttttatttaaaaaataaatattaaaaaagggcAAATGTCAAATACTTGAAAACGTTTTATAGCTTTCTGGGAGTAGTAGTACTTAGCTATTATTAACTTAGatatttggtatttttttaaaaaggtgatacTTCCCAACTCCCTACCCTtccttttaattgttttatttggaACTTGAAGGTTTCTACCAAGAAATTCAAGGACCTGTTATGCTATTCAAAAGTTCTACATTTAGGATAATAATTAatattcttctttaaaatgtcaTGCTTTTAAAATTGCTACCAAAAGGAAAATGCTACAAGGAAGCAGCCTGGTATTTTTAAGCTCACAAGCATTTATAAGCAATGTCCATTGAGAAAGGTCTTGCCAGTGTGGCAGTTTTTTCCAAGACTAATTCACATTTTATTGCATGAttaaatacaaacatacatttggaaAGGAGAGGAGGCAGATTTCCACAGCAGTTCttacaaataaaaaagacaaatttagtcTCAATTCTGGTAGTATATTCAACAATCATTGTAGTTTTATTTGGAAATAATCTTTAGCTCCCCGAGGATGCACCATCATCAAGCCACAAGAACCTTTTCAGCCCTTGAGCCAAAATGGTACGCAAGACAGGCCTTTAAATATTTAAGACAAAAATCCCCCCCACcatatctcccttcccccaaaccccttgCTCCTTGTTCTTTCTAACTCAACATCCTTAACATCTCAAGTTATTTCTTTGCTACATTTTGAACACAATGCCTCCTTTTCACCCGGGTCCTGGGTGGGAATgtttttttccaggaaaaaaaaaatgttgtttgctGGTTTTATTGTGTAGAGGGGCTGGAATAAAGTTTTTAgacgaaaaagaaaaaaaaaaacccaccaaaccAGTGCTTCCTGGAATTAAAGTTTCTAGCGACAACTTGACAAAGCACCGCCGTCCCTCCAATgaccgccccccccaaaaaaaaacaaacgccAAATGATTGCAGTTTGTATGATGGTGAGAATttgaaaaatatgtaaataagGTAACCAACgctgccttaaaaaaaaagccagtatTTACGATTCTGGGTCCCTCCTGCATAAGGAGAGCCCCAAGGCACCACTGTCCCCTGGAGTCGGACCCTACTATTGACCTTCATTTTCTTGCAGGAAACTTTCCTCCCTCATTGTCCTGACAAGTGCACTCACTGGACAGAACCGATTTAGCAGTTTAAGCTCTGCTCGTCCAagaccctttccttttttctgcaAAATTCCTATGCCTTCTGAACCATGGACCGTAtcggaaaaaggaaaaaaacccaggaCGAAGCCCCATTTACCCGTGCATTTACACTCTTGTATCTGGACACTTTCGGTGGCGAGCCCGAGAGGcagctcccctcctccctccttggtCCCCCTCGCCAACGCCCCTGACTCTGCAGCCAGAGGCCGGGCAGCATCTCAAGCAGCGCTTCTGGCTAGCTTCTTACCTCCGGGACTTCTTTATAGCTCCCCCCCACCCACTTGCAGTAGTTTTCCTGAAGCTGCAAACACACACTGACTGGGTGCGGGGTTCTGTCTCAGTGGACTGCGCACACGCTCACGCGTTCTCTCTGcgtgtttctctctctgccccGCACACGCGcgttcctcccctcctccccagccttGGCTTGCTGTATGCACAGTCTCCAGCAGGCTCGGGCTGCTGGGACTGTTTGTCAGGTAACCAGGCAGCCGGCCTTGGTCCGGTAACCCATGGCAACCGCCCCGGTAACCCATAGCAACCGCaacaaaaaaggggaggggggaggaggaggagtgtgAACCACCACGTCCACAAAAGGACAGCAATTTACTGCGCAGACAGGCTGAGTGCGGGCCCCGAGCCCCGGCTGCATAAAAACCCAGGCCTGGCGGGCCCCCTTATCCAGGATTAAACCCCACTAGGCATAGAACCAGGAAAGGGGGCGGTGGCAGCTGTGGCTTGggatccttctccctcctcccctctcttcagTCCTACCCGGGAGTGGAAAGCAGTGGTCAAGGACTTTAATGATCACCCACCCACTCCTGTGCATCAGTGAGAGGGAGGGACCCCCTACCCGTCTCCACGCTTTGTGGTGGGAGAAAGGCCCATTTATTCAGTAAAAAAGCAGCATTGTGTGGCCGGAGAGCTTCGTTGCGTCTACGCGTCTGTGGATGTCTGTGGCAGTGGGTGTGTGCAGCTGTGCGCGTGCACTCGTGTCTGCGTTTGTGCCTGTGACTGGGAGAGTCGTGTCTGCACGCCTGTGTGTCAGTGATGATGAGTGTCTGTAACCGCATCTGTGGACGGTTGTGCACAAGTGTCTCTTGCAGGCAGCTTCCATGTTTGTAGGTCTGTCCGTGCGTGCGCGCGTTCGTGCGGTTCTGTTTGTGACTGTGTACGTGCGCGTGTGCACGCGCTTTTGTCTGTCTGGGTCTGAGTGTACGTGCGTACGCGTGCGTTTGTCTGGGTCTGGGGGTACAATGGCACGCctttgtgtgtgcgtgcgcgtgccGCGCACGGCGGGGACGGGGAGGCCGCCTGGCCTGTTCTGGCCCGTTAGGGGTGGATGCCCTCCCTCTGGTTCCGCAGAAGCTCATTGTTTTGCGGGCGCCGGGCAGCTCGGAGCCGGGCCAGGGCCCAGGGGAGGGAAGCAGGCCCCGACTAGCACGAGTGCTCAGGTCTGGGAGCCCAAGGCCTTTAATCTGGGGCCGGAAATCCACAGCCTTCCTCTGGGTGCCCACTCTGCACGCAAGCCAGTACAAAAGCCCGCCCACCCGCGCAGGCCGTCCCAGGGACCCCGCCTTTCCTTTGGCCTCCCGCGGGGGCCGCTACCGAAGGCTACGGTGTCACCCCCAGCTGGGGACTCGTTCGCGGATCACTTTCCAGAACGATCTTGGTCTTGAGACCTAGTGCTGCGTCTAGTTCGTTATTTGGCTTCCAGGAGGGAACGGGGCTGTAGCTAGTTCAGCTCCGGGACCGTGCAGCCCGCCCAGGGAAAGCCTTCCCCGGGAGGCTCCTTTGTACTTGGCTACAATGTAGCGTTGGGACTGGAGGCCGTCTGGGGGCGCTCGTGAGATGGGCGAGGCGGCGGGCTGCCAGCGCCCCCGCTCCCCCCAGGGATGATTGCTTTGGCAGGCATGGCCTGGGGGGTAAGAAAGCCCTGACTGAGGCCCAATTCTAGCCTCAGCCGCTTTTCACTTTTATCTATTTCTGTATTTCCATGTTAATATCCGACTGCACATTAGAACACGGAATGTAGAGGTCCCAACCCGTGTTTGGGGAACTCATCCTTCAGAACCTTGGACCCCAGATACAGATTGGCATCTCAGGTCTGATTCGTGGccgagggagggggggagggggggaaggtgtGGCGCCGAGTTAGAACCAAGGATGGCAGACTGTACTTAGGTTCCTCACTGGTGGTCTCCAAAGGCGGCCCCTTCACTCCACAAACACAGCCCACCTCTTAGATCTCACCCTCATCTTCTCTCACCTAGGTTGTTGCAACAGCTTCCTCATCGGTCTCTGCGACAACTACGTCATGATCTTCATACAGCTGCCCACATGGCTTTCACAAAATATAGGTCTGAGCATGTCACCTCACCGGTTCTATAAACTCTTATGGATCCCTAGTgctcctaggatcaaatattatttcatcattatcCCGTCCTTTTCTAATGCCTTTTTTTGTGTAAATTTTTATAATGTACAGAACTGTTAGTCCAATAGCAAAAGTACAAAttcaaaataagtaaatacacTTACAATGGAGGTGTATATCCAGAAATTTTTGATAGTGTGTGACCAAAAAAATTTGAAGACCACTACACCTTTCTGCACTTACAAAGTATATACTCTATATTGAGTTGGTTTTGGCTTTTTTGGTcaggacctgggatttcatggATAAAGGGAACCCCAGTGAGGGAACTTCCTACACCAATGAAGATAGCGCAGTGTTAGAATGTCACAGTTTTAGGAAATTATCTGAGGcccttgagaggttaagtgagggCCTGGGTCACATGGTAACATATACCTAAATGTGGAGAGGCAGGGAGACTTGAacataggttttcctgactccctggCTGGCCTGCAAGGGAACAGATGGGCACGCACTCGAgctcgcgcacacacacacacacagagtattaTATTTTGCAGGTACAGTCATCATAAATAATGTATGTCTCCTAACTCTAAAACTTAACACCTCTCTTATTTTtcggacgaggaaactgag
It includes:
- the SNX10 gene encoding sorting nexin-10 isoform X2, with product MFPEEKKTTNSMCFTMKTSCVRRRFREFVWLRQRLQSNALLIQLPELPSKNLFFNINNRQHVDQRRRGLEEFLRKILQNALLLSDSRLHLFLQSHLSSEDIEACVSGQTRYSVTEAIHKFASSNRRFPEEDDEGEKKDNSIEYGSESSSSGLGHSCKDSSPHGCKTNPALQEP